One genomic segment of Hydrogenobacter sp. includes these proteins:
- the mtaB gene encoding tRNA (N(6)-L-threonylcarbamoyladenosine(37)-C(2))-methylthiotransferase MtaB, with the protein MKNVAFFTLGCRSNEFDTHLMMHQFIQKGYRVIDFEKADIYIINTCSVTAGADRSSRQAIYRAKRSNPHGLVVVTGCYAQTNPHALSELKEVDLIVGNTHKRDILKIIEEYLEGRGEKIYVDNIFRQNSVENFDIITYFEKVRPFVKIQEGCNRFCTFCVIPFARGKSRSVPKEKVLKEVRLLAEKGFKEVVLTGTQLTQYGWDMGTDLYELLVDLVKIRELELVRLSSVYPSEISKDLLDLLLSEEKIAPHFHIPLQSGSDRILKLMKRDYQVKDYVKLIEEILKKRPISGIGTDVIVGFPSENDEDFTKTYNLLYELPIYYLHVFPYSDRKGTKAYAMSHKVSKKVKRERVEALKSLDYEKRKIFLEKNRGMELRALVIDENRLLTENYINLEREGYRKIGEFLRIKI; encoded by the coding sequence ATGAAGAATGTAGCTTTTTTCACCTTAGGCTGTAGGAGCAACGAGTTTGATACCCATCTTATGATGCATCAATTTATACAGAAGGGTTATCGGGTGATAGATTTTGAAAAGGCGGACATATACATTATAAACACATGCAGTGTAACAGCGGGGGCTGACAGGTCATCCCGTCAAGCCATATATAGGGCAAAAAGATCAAATCCGCACGGTTTGGTAGTTGTAACAGGATGCTATGCACAAACTAACCCTCACGCTCTGTCAGAACTCAAGGAAGTGGATTTAATAGTGGGAAATACGCACAAGCGGGACATACTTAAGATAATTGAGGAATATTTGGAAGGAAGAGGAGAAAAGATTTACGTAGACAACATATTCAGGCAAAACTCCGTGGAGAACTTTGATATTATTACCTACTTTGAGAAAGTAAGACCCTTCGTAAAGATTCAAGAGGGCTGTAACAGATTTTGCACCTTTTGTGTGATCCCATTTGCCAGAGGTAAGTCAAGAAGCGTTCCAAAGGAGAAAGTTTTGAAGGAAGTGAGGCTTCTTGCTGAGAAAGGTTTTAAAGAAGTGGTTTTGACGGGAACTCAGCTTACCCAGTACGGCTGGGATATGGGGACTGATCTTTACGAGCTTTTGGTGGATCTCGTTAAGATAAGAGAGTTAGAACTCGTGAGGCTTTCCTCCGTGTATCCTTCTGAGATAAGCAAGGATCTGTTAGATCTTTTACTCTCTGAAGAAAAGATCGCACCTCACTTCCACATACCACTTCAGAGCGGTTCCGACAGGATACTGAAACTTATGAAGAGAGATTACCAAGTTAAAGACTATGTGAAGCTAATAGAGGAAATTTTGAAGAAAAGACCTATCTCTGGTATCGGTACAGATGTGATAGTTGGCTTTCCTTCTGAGAACGATGAGGACTTTACAAAAACTTATAACCTTTTGTATGAATTACCCATTTATTACCTGCATGTGTTTCCCTATTCGGATAGAAAAGGGACAAAAGCGTATGCCATGTCACATAAAGTGAGCAAAAAGGTAAAAAGGGAAAGAGTGGAAGCACTTAAATCGCTTGACTACGAAAAGCGAAAGATTTTCCTTGAGAAAAATAGGGGCATGGAGCTTAGAGCTTTGGTAATAGATGAGAATAGACTTCTAACGGAGAACTACATAAATTTGGAACGTGAAGGCTACAGGAAGATAGGTGAGTTTTTAAGAATCAAGATATAA
- a CDS encoding MlaE family lipid ABC transporter permease subunit, with translation MTILVSGGGYLFKAKAIRDISEFEDAGFGYTIIYNVFVIKVLEEVGRAILLTFWGLYFILKKPPKFGHFLKQVAYLGSETVPVVVITSIFSGGVIALQTYSTFHRFNAEFLIGAVVAISMGRELGPVLASLMVVARVGSAMTANIGTMRITEQIDALEVMGINPVSYLVSPRLFAGLVGVPMLVLISDISGIFGGWFVAVKLFGVNEYLFWEKMRDITELYDFIGGLYKAVFFGLVISAVSCYFGFYTSGGTEGVGRATTNSVVTSSMLILISDYFLTAIIF, from the coding sequence ATGACTATACTGGTAAGCGGTGGTGGATACTTATTTAAAGCAAAAGCTATCAGAGATATCTCAGAATTTGAAGATGCAGGATTTGGCTATACTATAATATACAACGTGTTTGTTATTAAGGTTTTAGAGGAAGTTGGGAGAGCTATACTTTTAACCTTCTGGGGTTTATACTTTATACTTAAAAAACCTCCAAAGTTTGGACATTTCCTAAAGCAGGTAGCTTATCTCGGATCGGAAACAGTTCCAGTAGTGGTGATAACTTCCATATTCTCGGGCGGTGTTATAGCCTTGCAAACTTACAGTACCTTCCATAGGTTTAACGCAGAGTTTTTGATAGGAGCTGTAGTGGCTATATCCATGGGAAGGGAGTTAGGTCCTGTACTGGCATCTTTGATGGTAGTAGCAAGAGTTGGATCCGCCATGACCGCCAACATAGGCACCATGAGAATAACTGAACAGATAGATGCATTAGAAGTTATGGGTATAAATCCCGTGAGTTATCTTGTTAGTCCCAGATTGTTTGCAGGGCTTGTAGGTGTCCCTATGCTGGTTTTGATATCGGACATTTCAGGTATATTCGGTGGTTGGTTTGTAGCGGTTAAACTCTTTGGTGTTAACGAGTACCTATTTTGGGAAAAAATGAGAGATATAACGGAGCTTTACGACTTTATAGGTGGACTTTACAAGGCGGTATTTTTCGGTCTTGTCATATCCGCAGTGAGCTGTTACTTTGGTTTTTATACAAGCGGAGGGACCGAGGGAGTAGGCCGGGCTACTACAAACAGTGTAGTAACTTCATCCATGCTCATACTCATATCCGACTACTTTCTGACAGCAATCATATTTTAA
- the pgl gene encoding 6-phosphogluconolactonase — protein MYKLYSLEDPDLKLKTFLKRLINLFLKHQKVCHIALAGGRTPIELYRMLSKENLLWGKIKFYLTDERYVSLVSELSNYKAVRETLGDKAKLVFYKTDMDIEECALDYSLQLPERLHITLLGVGKDGHTASLFPKGECKKVSQKVCVSRSPDGLLRLSLTQEYLNGSCVIIFFVKGEEKKKILEAMLKREDIPAVKVRGVLRTYLFTDISGL, from the coding sequence ATGTACAAGCTTTATAGCTTAGAGGATCCTGATCTTAAACTGAAAACCTTTCTCAAAAGACTTATAAACCTTTTTCTAAAACATCAGAAAGTCTGTCATATAGCTCTTGCGGGTGGTAGAACTCCCATTGAGCTATACAGGATGCTTTCAAAAGAAAACCTCCTTTGGGGTAAAATCAAGTTTTACTTAACAGATGAAAGGTATGTATCTTTGGTGTCTGAACTAAGTAACTATAAGGCTGTAAGAGAAACTTTGGGAGACAAAGCAAAGCTGGTCTTTTACAAAACCGATATGGATATAGAAGAATGCGCCTTAGATTACAGCTTACAACTGCCCGAGAGGCTTCACATAACCCTTCTGGGAGTTGGTAAAGATGGGCATACCGCTTCCCTATTTCCCAAGGGGGAATGTAAAAAGGTAAGTCAAAAAGTTTGTGTAAGCAGGTCTCCTGACGGTCTTTTGAGACTTTCCTTGACACAAGAGTACTTAAACGGCTCCTGCGTGATTATCTTTTTCGTAAAGGGAGAGGAAAAGAAAAAGATTTTGGAAGCGATGTTAAAACGTGAAGATATACCTGCTGTCAAGGTGAGAGGGGTTTTGAGAACTTACCTTTTCACAGACATTTCGGGATTGTAA
- a CDS encoding tetratricopeptide repeat protein, with product MKRTLLLLTVMLAACGPITKEELDQKFAKVDERLSKLEDRQRRLEEQSIKTETRVDNLAESLTKLRLDVERLKAGRESTGSVRLSEEIKKKVEYPQKLEENYQKEYDEAMNLYNQKQFGKAKDKFIEFIRRNPRTPLTDNAYFWLGTVFKDMNEFDKAEAVWLTLVEKCKRGELPDCNKAPGAYLQLAKLYELKGDQQKANEFYQNLVKDYPLSEEAEIAKRKLGK from the coding sequence ATGAAAAGAACATTGTTGCTTCTTACTGTTATGTTGGCTGCTTGCGGACCCATCACAAAAGAGGAGCTGGATCAGAAGTTTGCAAAAGTTGATGAAAGACTAAGCAAACTTGAGGATAGGCAAAGGAGACTTGAAGAGCAGAGTATAAAGACGGAAACAAGGGTGGATAATCTGGCTGAAAGTCTCACTAAGTTAAGATTGGATGTAGAGAGATTAAAAGCCGGTAGAGAAAGTACAGGTTCTGTAAGATTGTCTGAAGAAATTAAGAAAAAGGTAGAATACCCTCAAAAGCTCGAAGAGAACTATCAGAAAGAGTATGACGAAGCAATGAATCTATACAATCAGAAACAGTTCGGTAAAGCAAAGGATAAATTCATAGAGTTTATAAGGAGGAATCCCCGCACTCCTCTTACAGACAACGCCTACTTTTGGCTAGGTACTGTCTTTAAGGATATGAACGAATTTGATAAAGCTGAAGCTGTTTGGTTGACTCTTGTAGAAAAGTGCAAGAGAGGTGAGCTTCCGGATTGTAATAAAGCTCCTGGGGCTTATTTGCAGTTAGCGAAACTTTACGAACTCAAAGGAGATCAGCAGAAAGCTAATGAGTTCTACCAAAATCTGGTAAAGGATTATCCACTATCAGAAGAGGCTGAAATAGCCAAAAGAAAGCTCGGGAAATGA
- the uppS gene encoding polyprenyl diphosphate synthase, protein MISLKIPTHLAIIMDGNGRWAKERGLSRIHGHYQGVKRAEELVDICLQLGIKYLTLFTFSTENWKRPKEEIRALFELFESYLKDRKEELISKGVRIKFIGRRDRLPLGLVSLMEEMEEESKNCNGIFVCIALDYGGRDDIVRAVNKAINAGLKSVDEVIFSTFLDLDGIPDPDLLVRTAGEKRISNFLLWNLAYTELYFTDTYWPDFDKMELLKAIEDYSKRVRKFGAVI, encoded by the coding sequence ATGATATCTTTAAAAATACCCACGCATCTTGCCATCATCATGGATGGGAACGGAAGATGGGCAAAGGAAAGGGGACTTTCAAGAATACACGGTCATTATCAGGGAGTAAAAAGGGCTGAAGAGCTTGTTGATATATGCTTACAGCTTGGGATTAAATATCTTACCCTTTTTACCTTTTCAACAGAAAACTGGAAGAGACCTAAAGAAGAAATAAGGGCGCTTTTTGAACTGTTTGAATCGTACCTGAAAGACAGGAAAGAGGAACTTATAAGCAAAGGCGTGAGGATAAAATTCATCGGAAGGAGGGACAGACTACCTTTGGGGCTTGTCAGCCTGATGGAAGAGATGGAAGAGGAAAGTAAAAACTGTAACGGGATATTTGTCTGTATAGCACTTGATTACGGAGGTCGGGATGATATAGTGAGAGCTGTAAATAAAGCTATAAATGCGGGCTTGAAAAGTGTGGACGAAGTGATCTTTTCAACCTTTCTTGATTTGGATGGTATTCCAGATCCGGATCTTCTCGTAAGAACTGCAGGCGAAAAGAGGATCTCCAACTTTTTGCTCTGGAATTTGGCATACACAGAGCTTTACTTTACCGATACATATTGGCCGGATTTTGATAAGATGGAACTTTTAAAAGCTATAGAAGACTATTCAAAGAGGGTGAGAAAGTTTGGAGCGGTTATTTGA